One Artemia franciscana chromosome 7, ASM3288406v1, whole genome shotgun sequence DNA segment encodes these proteins:
- the LOC136029091 gene encoding speedy protein A-like produces MSSNSSSRQTIQKGNATDLVTLENFQNFIFLLNDEGISLLMDQDRCYITTDKYMLAYSLVLMARAGWLAHNLSPQKFYAALYLAHEMEEDIEDGRWELIPWAYPMLSIEKGHIQLQKLRWELFEKISFKALVSKIACEEVIKISCMERIWKRERKVHHAGAVRPVNLDEVFEPVGPYGKLKPCSECRSLFTRPKTTRAAAFRNIFSAENSSSTLTEDRDYSVDIEYGFLTNDEMIHTSFQEKTLLMEFPNPRFATRAKVNRPIKSLMKENQTQNVTAVRTYLGKRPTPFNDSTLEMNIMDINSPRRCAKRFSIEDWLEDVSVRVFDP; encoded by the exons ATGACGAGGGCATATCCTTGCTGATGGACCAGGACCGATGTTACATAACAACCGACAAATATATGCTGGCATACTCACTTGTCCTCATGGCTCGTGCTGGATGGTTAGCACATAATTTAAGTCCTCAGAAGTTCTATGCTGCCCT TTATCTTGCTCATGAAATGGAGGAGGATATTGAAGATGGTCGATGGGAGTTGATACCTTGGGCATATCCTATGCTCAGTATTGAGAAAGGTCATATACAGCTGCAGAAGCTTAGATgggaattatttgaaaagataTCATTCAAAGCTCTTGTCTCTAAGATAGCCTGTGAAGAA GTTATTAAGATTTCTTGTATGGAACGAATTTGGAAGAGAGAACGGAAAGTTCACCATGCTGGGGCAGTTCGTCCAGTTAATCTAGATGAAGTATTTGAGCCTGTTGGACCCTATGGAAAGCTCAAACCTTGCAGTGAGTGCCGTAGTCTATTCACTAGGCCCAAGACGACGAGAGCAGCAGCTTTTCGTAATATTTTTTCTGCTGAGAATTCAAGTTCAACTCTGACCGA ggACAGAGACTATTCAGTTGATATAGAATATGGGTTTTTGACAAATGACGAGATGATTCACACGTCTTTTCAAGAGAAAACGCTGCTCATGGAGTTTCCCAATCCTCGATTTGCAACGAGAG CCAAAGTGAATCGACCAATCAAATCTTTGATGAAAGAGAATCAAACCCAGAACGTGACAGCTGTTCGTACGTATTTAGGCAAAAGACCAACGCCCTTTAATGATTCTACTTTGGAAATGAACATCATGGACATCAATTCACCCAGAAGATGTGCCAAGAGATTTTCAATCGAAGATTGGTTAGAAGATGTCTCTGTTCGTGTCTTCGATCCGTAA